The proteins below come from a single Falco rusticolus isolate bFalRus1 chromosome 18, bFalRus1.pri, whole genome shotgun sequence genomic window:
- the PFKFB1 gene encoding 6-phosphofructo-2-kinase/fructose-2,6-bisphosphatase 1 isoform X2 encodes MAAPGQLAQTPLQKTWVPLRAHTLKRGSSVPQFTNCPTMVIMVGLPARGKTYMSRKLTRYLNWIGTPTRVFNVGQYRREAVQSYKNYEFFRHDNQEAMQIRRHCALAALKDVQTYLNSEEGQVAVFDATNTTRERRALILQFAKENGYKVLFVESICNDPAIIEENIKQVKLSSPDYKGCAQEEVVADFLKRIECYKATYEPLDEELDSGLSYIKIFEAGLRYLANRVQGHIQSRTVYYLMNIHVTPRTIYLSRHGESQLNLRGRIGGDSGLSPRGQQYAQALAQFLCGQHIQDLKVWTSHMKRTIETAEALGVPYEQWKALNEIDAGVCEEMTYEEIQERYPKEFALRDQDKYRYRYPKGESYEDLVQRLEPVIMELERQENVLVICHQAVMRCLLAYFLDKSADELPYLKCPLHTVLKLTPVAYGCEVESIFLNIEAVNTHRERPENVDISRPPAEALVTVPKHY; translated from the exons ATGGCGGCACCGGGGCAGCTGGCACAGACCCCCCTGCAAAAAACGTGGGTCCCCCTCCGTGCCCACACCTTGAAACGGGGAT CCTCTGTCCCCCAGTTTACCAACTGCCCCACCATGGTGATCATGGTGGGGCTGCCGGCCCGTGGCAAGACCTACATGTCCCGTAAGCTCACACGTTATCTCAACTGGATTGGCACCCCGACACGTg TGTTTAACGTGGGGCAGTACCGGCGTGAAGCTGTGCAAAGCTATAAGAACTACGAGTTTTTCCGTCACGATAACCAGGAGGCCATGCAAATCCGCAG GCACTGCGCGCTGGCAGCCCTGAAGGATGTCCAGACCTATCTGAACTCTGAGGAGGGACAAGTGGCA GTGTTTGATGCCACCAACACAACACGGGAACGCCGAGCCCTCATCCTGCAGTTTGCAAAGGAGAATGGCTACAAG gtTCTGTTTGTCGAATCCATTTGCAATGACCCTGCCATCATCGAGGAGAACATCAAG CAAGTGAAGCTGAGCAGCCCCGACTACAAGGGCTGCGCTcaggaggaggtggtggctgACTTCCTCAAGCGCATCGAGTGCTACAAAGCCACCTACGAGCCCCTGGACGAGGAGCTGGACAG CGGGCTGTCCTACATCAAGATCTTTGAAGCGGGACTGCGGTACCTGGCGAACCGGGTGCAGGGCCACATCCAGAGCCGCACCGTCTACTACCTGATGAACATCCACGTCACGCCCCGCACCATCTACCTCAGCCGCCATGGCGAGAGCCAGCTCAACCTGCGGGGACGCATCGGGGGGGACTCAGGGCTGTCCCCTCGGGGGCAGCAG TATGCCCAGGCCCTGGCCCAGTTCCTCTGTGGGCAGCACATCCAGGACCTGAAGGTCTGGACCAGCCACATGAAACGCACCATCGAGACGGCCGAAGCCCTGGGGGTGCCCTACGAGCAGTGGAAAGCCCTCAACGAGATCGATGCC GGCGTCTGTGAGGAGATGACCTACGAGGAAATCCAGGAGCGCTACCCCAAAGAATTCGCCCTACGGGACCAGGATAAATATCGCTACCGCTATCCCAAAGGCGAG TCATACGAAGACCTGGTGCAGCGGCTGGAGCCCGTCATCATGGAGCTGGAGCGGCAGGAGAACGTGCTGGTCATCTGCCACCAAGCTGTCATGCGCTGCCTGCTGGCTTACTTCTTGGATAAGAGCGCAG ATGAACTGCCCTACCTCAAGTGTCCCCTGCACACCGTGCTCAAGCTGACACCCGTGGCTTATG GGTGCGAGGTAGAATCCATCTTCCTCAACATTGAAGCAGTCAACACCCACCGGGAACGACCCGAG AACGTCGACATCAGCCGTCCCCCAGCTGAAGCCCTGGTCACCGTCCCCAAGCATTATTGA
- the PFKFB1 gene encoding 6-phosphofructo-2-kinase/fructose-2,6-bisphosphatase 1 isoform X1 yields the protein MAAPGQLAQTPLQKTWVPLRAHTLKRGSSVPQFTNCPTMVIMVGLPARGKTYMSRKLTRYLNWIGTPTRVFNVGQYRREAVQSYKNYEFFRHDNQEAMQIRRHCALAALKDVQTYLNSEEGQVAVFDATNTTRERRALILQFAKENGYKVLFVESICNDPAIIEENIKQVKLSSPDYKGCAQEEVVADFLKRIECYKATYEPLDEELDSGLSYIKIFEAGLRYLANRVQGHIQSRTVYYLMNIHVTPRTIYLSRHGESQLNLRGRIGGDSGLSPRGQQVGGAPPHACGYAQALAQFLCGQHIQDLKVWTSHMKRTIETAEALGVPYEQWKALNEIDAGVCEEMTYEEIQERYPKEFALRDQDKYRYRYPKGESYEDLVQRLEPVIMELERQENVLVICHQAVMRCLLAYFLDKSADELPYLKCPLHTVLKLTPVAYGCEVESIFLNIEAVNTHRERPENVDISRPPAEALVTVPKHY from the exons ATGGCGGCACCGGGGCAGCTGGCACAGACCCCCCTGCAAAAAACGTGGGTCCCCCTCCGTGCCCACACCTTGAAACGGGGAT CCTCTGTCCCCCAGTTTACCAACTGCCCCACCATGGTGATCATGGTGGGGCTGCCGGCCCGTGGCAAGACCTACATGTCCCGTAAGCTCACACGTTATCTCAACTGGATTGGCACCCCGACACGTg TGTTTAACGTGGGGCAGTACCGGCGTGAAGCTGTGCAAAGCTATAAGAACTACGAGTTTTTCCGTCACGATAACCAGGAGGCCATGCAAATCCGCAG GCACTGCGCGCTGGCAGCCCTGAAGGATGTCCAGACCTATCTGAACTCTGAGGAGGGACAAGTGGCA GTGTTTGATGCCACCAACACAACACGGGAACGCCGAGCCCTCATCCTGCAGTTTGCAAAGGAGAATGGCTACAAG gtTCTGTTTGTCGAATCCATTTGCAATGACCCTGCCATCATCGAGGAGAACATCAAG CAAGTGAAGCTGAGCAGCCCCGACTACAAGGGCTGCGCTcaggaggaggtggtggctgACTTCCTCAAGCGCATCGAGTGCTACAAAGCCACCTACGAGCCCCTGGACGAGGAGCTGGACAG CGGGCTGTCCTACATCAAGATCTTTGAAGCGGGACTGCGGTACCTGGCGAACCGGGTGCAGGGCCACATCCAGAGCCGCACCGTCTACTACCTGATGAACATCCACGTCACGCCCCGCACCATCTACCTCAGCCGCCATGGCGAGAGCCAGCTCAACCTGCGGGGACGCATCGGGGGGGACTCAGGGCTGTCCCCTCGGGGGCAGCAGGTAGGGGGGGCACCCCCCCATGCCTGTGGG TATGCCCAGGCCCTGGCCCAGTTCCTCTGTGGGCAGCACATCCAGGACCTGAAGGTCTGGACCAGCCACATGAAACGCACCATCGAGACGGCCGAAGCCCTGGGGGTGCCCTACGAGCAGTGGAAAGCCCTCAACGAGATCGATGCC GGCGTCTGTGAGGAGATGACCTACGAGGAAATCCAGGAGCGCTACCCCAAAGAATTCGCCCTACGGGACCAGGATAAATATCGCTACCGCTATCCCAAAGGCGAG TCATACGAAGACCTGGTGCAGCGGCTGGAGCCCGTCATCATGGAGCTGGAGCGGCAGGAGAACGTGCTGGTCATCTGCCACCAAGCTGTCATGCGCTGCCTGCTGGCTTACTTCTTGGATAAGAGCGCAG ATGAACTGCCCTACCTCAAGTGTCCCCTGCACACCGTGCTCAAGCTGACACCCGTGGCTTATG GGTGCGAGGTAGAATCCATCTTCCTCAACATTGAAGCAGTCAACACCCACCGGGAACGACCCGAG AACGTCGACATCAGCCGTCCCCCAGCTGAAGCCCTGGTCACCGTCCCCAAGCATTATTGA
- the PFKFB1 gene encoding 6-phosphofructo-2-kinase/fructose-2,6-bisphosphatase 1 isoform X3 gives MEEKSPKIPASVPQFTNCPTMVIMVGLPARGKTYMSRKLTRYLNWIGTPTRVFNVGQYRREAVQSYKNYEFFRHDNQEAMQIRRHCALAALKDVQTYLNSEEGQVAVFDATNTTRERRALILQFAKENGYKVLFVESICNDPAIIEENIKQVKLSSPDYKGCAQEEVVADFLKRIECYKATYEPLDEELDSGLSYIKIFEAGLRYLANRVQGHIQSRTVYYLMNIHVTPRTIYLSRHGESQLNLRGRIGGDSGLSPRGQQVGGAPPHACGYAQALAQFLCGQHIQDLKVWTSHMKRTIETAEALGVPYEQWKALNEIDAGVCEEMTYEEIQERYPKEFALRDQDKYRYRYPKGESYEDLVQRLEPVIMELERQENVLVICHQAVMRCLLAYFLDKSADELPYLKCPLHTVLKLTPVAYGCEVESIFLNIEAVNTHRERPENVDISRPPAEALVTVPKHY, from the exons atggaagagaaatcaCCCAAAATTCCAG CCTCTGTCCCCCAGTTTACCAACTGCCCCACCATGGTGATCATGGTGGGGCTGCCGGCCCGTGGCAAGACCTACATGTCCCGTAAGCTCACACGTTATCTCAACTGGATTGGCACCCCGACACGTg TGTTTAACGTGGGGCAGTACCGGCGTGAAGCTGTGCAAAGCTATAAGAACTACGAGTTTTTCCGTCACGATAACCAGGAGGCCATGCAAATCCGCAG GCACTGCGCGCTGGCAGCCCTGAAGGATGTCCAGACCTATCTGAACTCTGAGGAGGGACAAGTGGCA GTGTTTGATGCCACCAACACAACACGGGAACGCCGAGCCCTCATCCTGCAGTTTGCAAAGGAGAATGGCTACAAG gtTCTGTTTGTCGAATCCATTTGCAATGACCCTGCCATCATCGAGGAGAACATCAAG CAAGTGAAGCTGAGCAGCCCCGACTACAAGGGCTGCGCTcaggaggaggtggtggctgACTTCCTCAAGCGCATCGAGTGCTACAAAGCCACCTACGAGCCCCTGGACGAGGAGCTGGACAG CGGGCTGTCCTACATCAAGATCTTTGAAGCGGGACTGCGGTACCTGGCGAACCGGGTGCAGGGCCACATCCAGAGCCGCACCGTCTACTACCTGATGAACATCCACGTCACGCCCCGCACCATCTACCTCAGCCGCCATGGCGAGAGCCAGCTCAACCTGCGGGGACGCATCGGGGGGGACTCAGGGCTGTCCCCTCGGGGGCAGCAGGTAGGGGGGGCACCCCCCCATGCCTGTGGG TATGCCCAGGCCCTGGCCCAGTTCCTCTGTGGGCAGCACATCCAGGACCTGAAGGTCTGGACCAGCCACATGAAACGCACCATCGAGACGGCCGAAGCCCTGGGGGTGCCCTACGAGCAGTGGAAAGCCCTCAACGAGATCGATGCC GGCGTCTGTGAGGAGATGACCTACGAGGAAATCCAGGAGCGCTACCCCAAAGAATTCGCCCTACGGGACCAGGATAAATATCGCTACCGCTATCCCAAAGGCGAG TCATACGAAGACCTGGTGCAGCGGCTGGAGCCCGTCATCATGGAGCTGGAGCGGCAGGAGAACGTGCTGGTCATCTGCCACCAAGCTGTCATGCGCTGCCTGCTGGCTTACTTCTTGGATAAGAGCGCAG ATGAACTGCCCTACCTCAAGTGTCCCCTGCACACCGTGCTCAAGCTGACACCCGTGGCTTATG GGTGCGAGGTAGAATCCATCTTCCTCAACATTGAAGCAGTCAACACCCACCGGGAACGACCCGAG AACGTCGACATCAGCCGTCCCCCAGCTGAAGCCCTGGTCACCGTCCCCAAGCATTATTGA
- the HSD17B10 gene encoding 3-hydroxyacyl-CoA dehydrogenase type-2: MAAIRSVKGLVALVTGGASGLGRATVERLVEQGARVVLLDLPTSPGGQLAKELGERCAFAPADVTSAEDVGAALTLAQKEFGRLDLTVNCAGVGIAVKTYNSKKDKVHELEDFQRVINVNLVGTFNVTRLSARLMSQNKPDADGHRGLVVNTASVAAFEGQVGQAAYSASKGGIVGMTLPIARDLAPLGIRVVTIAPGLFSTPLLAGLPEKVRNFLGQQVPFPSRLGHPAEYAHLVQALAENPMVNGEVVRLDGALRMQP; encoded by the exons ATGGCGGCCATCCGTAGCGTGAAG GGACTGGTGGCACTGGTGACCGGCGGTGCCTCGGGACTGGGGCGAGCTACGGTGGAACGGCTGGTGGAACAGGGGGCTCGGGTGGTTCTCCTCGACCTGCCCACCTCACCGGGGGGGCAGCTGGCCAAGGAGCTGGGGGAGCGCTGCGCCTTCGCCCCCGCCGAT GTGACTTCAGCTGAGGACGTGGGGGCCGCCTTGACCTTGGCCCAGAAGGAGTTTGGCCGCCTGGACCTGACGGTGAACTGTGCCGGCGTGGGTATCGCCGTCAAGACCTACAACAGTAAGAAGGACAAGGTGCACGAGCTGGAGGACTTCCAGAGGGTCATCAAC GTGAACCTGGTGGGGACCTTCAACGTCACCCGGCTCAGCGCCCGCCTGATGAGCCAGAACAAACCCGATGCCGATGGCCACCGCGGGCTGGTGGTCAACACCGCCAGCGTGGCTGCCTTCGAGGGGCAG gtGGGACAGGCGGCCTACTCAGCCTCCAAGGGCGGCATCGTGGGCATGACCCTCCCCATTGCCCGCGACCTGGCGCCGCTCGGCATCCGCGTGGTCACCATTGCTCCCG GGTTATTCTCCACCCCGCTGTTGGCCGGTTTACCTGAAAAGGTTCGGAATTTTTTGGGACAACAAGTGCCTTTTCCTTCCCGGTTGGGACATCCCGCCGAGTATGCCCACCTCGTCCAAGCCTTGGCTGAGAACCCCATGGTCAACGGGGAGGTGGTGAGGTTGGACGGGGCCCTCCGCATGCAGCCTTAA
- the NAA10 gene encoding N-alpha-acetyltransferase 10 codes for MNIRNARPEDLMNMQHCNLLCLPENYQMKYYFYHGLSWPQLSYIAEDENGKIVGYVLAKMEEDPDDVPHGHITSLAVKRSHRRLGLAQKLMDQASRAMIENFNAKYVSLHVRKSNRAALHLYSNTLNFQISEVEPKYYADGEDAYAMKRDLTQMADELRKQVEQKERGRPPAPTEPPRGGEGVCGSGGAPPQPAVVPSAPEDGGVDSKDLSEVSETTESTDVKDSSEASDSAS; via the exons ATGAACATCCGAAACGCGCGG CCCGAGGACCTGATGAACATGCAACACTGCAACCTGCTCTGCCTGCCGGAGAACTACCAGATGAAGTATTACTTCTACCATGGCCTTTCCTGGCCCCAG CTCTCATACATCGCTGAAGACGAAAATGGGAAAATTGTGGGTTATGTCCTGGCCAAGAT GGAGGAGGACCCTGATGATGTTCCTCATGGACACATCACATCCCTG GCAGTGAAGAGATCCCACCGGCGCCTGGGGCTGGCGCAGAAGCTGATGGACCAGGCATCCCGGGCTATGATTGAGAACTTCAACGCCAAGTATGTCTCCCTCCACGTCCGTAAGAG CAACCGGGCAGCTCTGCACCTCTACTCCAACACCCTCAACTTCCA GATAAGCGAGGTGGAGCCCAAATACTACGCAGACGGGGAGGATGCCTACGCCATGAAGCGGGACCTCACCCAAATGGCAGATGAG TTGCGGAAGCAGGTGGAGCAGAAGGAGCGTGGccgccccccagctcccactgagCCCCcccggggtggggagggggtttgTGGGAGTGGGGGGGCCCCCCCTCAACCAGCAGTGGTGCCCTCAGCTCCTGAAGATGGGGGAGTCGACAGCAAAGACCTCAGCGAGGTTAGCGAGACCACCGAGAGCACTGATGTCAAAGACAGCTCTGAGGCCTCTGACTCTGCTTCATAG
- the LOC119159014 gene encoding U8 snoRNA-decapping enzyme-like: MWESRESPAALSRAEALGLHRNAAGNRAGEPGWRHACHVLLYAPLPAGSPPPGYAVLMQLRFDGRFGFPGGLVEPGEESLEAGLHRELLEELGPAAAELRLGPGHHCGARAWPAAGGGSGSDVGLVTHFYIRRLPLEQLVAIERGGPRSPEHGLEVQGLVRVPLGRGLPAFLRNCFAGDAREQLVGAFPILGIQPPHNEELVGDPQSQEAPYYKTDGRGRGGGGRAMT, from the exons ATGTGGGAGAGCCGGGAGTCGCCGGCGGCGCTGAGCCGGGCGGAGGCGCTGGGCCTCCACCGGAATGCGGCCGGGAACCGAGCAGGGGAACCGGGCTGGCGGCACGCCTGCCACGTCCTGCTGTacgccccgctgcccgccggctcTCCTCCGCCGGGATACGCGGTGCTG ATGCAGCTGCGGTTCGACGGCCGGTTTGGCTTCCCGGGAGGACTGGTGGAGCCCGGCGAGGAGTCGCTGGAGGCTGGGCTGCACCgggagctgctggaagagctgggcccggcggcggccgaACTGCGTTTGGGACCCGGCCATCACTGCGGCGCTAGGGCCTGGCCGGCGGCGGGTGGCGGAAGCGGAAGTGACGTTGGGCTCGTGACGCATTTCTACATCCGGCGGTTACCATtggagcagctggtggccaTCGAGAGGGGTGGCCCGCGGTCACCGGAGCACGGCCTGGAG GTGCAGGGGCTGGTGCGGgtgcccctgggcagggggctcccTGCTTTCCTGCGCAACTGCTTCGCTGGGGACGCCCGGGAACAGCTCGTGGGGGCCTTCCCCATCCTCGGCATCCAGCCTCCGCACAACGAGGAACTCGTGGGGGACCCCCAAAGCCAGGAGGCCCCTTACTACAAAACTgatggcaggggaaggggggggggggggcgggcaaTGACCTAA
- the LOC119158997 gene encoding testis-specific Y-encoded-like protein 4 yields MNGAGPERFPPVKLRRLHVTSGTDPTAAVALREMSPPAVGRGKGSAAHARNAGAGHAHSGGGRAGTGGGGGAAASLRRGLETPVGPKGGLETAATCCLEQGRRSKGGLETPSEVTGDLETTVRPKGSLETAITHCLEQGRKSKGGLETPSEVTGSLETTMGPKGSLETAVTCCLEQGRRSSGGLETTSGVTGSLGTDASLSRSLKTISRCKRGLKTTIGAKGSPEPPVTHCLDQGRSGKGGLETTAEPEGSLETTATISSEQSQGGRRVSEPKGGPAPSMRQKNHSLEDCSVISLNEDEEEEEEVEGPRQYLVALEAVQLELEAVEEEAAHAFRHLHTKFWLRRQPHLQRRNCLIQHIPGFWVTAFLNHPQLSAMISDRDEDVLSYMTSLEVEEFGDAQPGCRIKFFFSINPYFQNDVVAKEFVHDPSGHLVSRSTPIRWWQGQDPCSCPHKGPPAPRSFFAWFGDHSFPARDHIADIIKEELWPNPLQFYLLGEGAEGTPERESGEDCVVIVDDDDEDVQEIPDDGDGSGVEEILTEEPPSPPDGRTDTDGDRD; encoded by the exons ATGAACGGGGCCGGGCCGGAACGGTTCCCCCCGGTTAAACTCCGCCGTCTGCATGTAACCAGCGGGACGGACCCGACCGCTGCCGTCGCCCTGCGGGAGATGTCACCCCCCGCCGTAGGTCGCGGTAAGGGCAGCGCTGCGCATGCGCGGAACGCTGGGGCCGGGCATGCGCAcagcggcggggggcgcgcGGGCACTggtgggggcgggggcgccGCCGCTTCTCTCAGGAGGGGCTTGGAGACCCCCGTGGGGCCCAAAGGTGGCCTGGAGACCGCCGCTACCTGCTGCCTAGAGCAGGGGAGAAGGAGTAAGGGGGGCCTGGAGACCCCCAGTGAGGTCACGGGGGACCTGGAGACCACCGTGAGGCCCAAGGGAAGCCTGGAGACCGCCATCACCCACTGCttggagcaggggaggaagagTAAAGGGGGCCTAGAGACCCCCAGCGAGGTCACAGGGAGCTTGGAGACCACCATGGGGCCCAAGGGAAGCCTGGAGACCGCCGTCACCTGCTGCTTGGAGCAGGGGAGAAGGAGCAGTGGGGGTCTGGAGACCACCAGCGGGGTCACAGGGAGCCTGGGGACTGATGCTTCCCTCAGCAGGAGCCTGAAGACCATTAGCAGGTGCAAGCGGGGCCTGAAGACCACTATCGGGGCCAAGGGGAGCCCGGAGCCTCCTGTTACCCACTGCTTGGATCAGGGGAGAAGCGGGAAGGGGGGCCTGGAGACCACCGCTGAGCCTGAGGGGAGCCTGGAGACCACTGCCACCATCTCCTCGGAGCAAAGCCAAGGTGGGAGAAGGGTCTCAGAGCCCAAGGGAGGTCCGGCCCCCAGCATGCGGCAGAAGAACCACAGCCTGGAGGACTGCTCGGTGATTTCTCTCAACGAGGAcgaagaggaagaggaggaggtggaaggcCCCAGGCAGTACCTGGTGGCCCTGGAGGCTGTACAGCTGGAGCTAGAGGCtgtggaggaggaggcagctcaTGCTTTCCGCCACCTCCACACCAAATTCTGGCTCCGCCGGCAGCCCCACCTGCAACGCCGCAACTGCCTCATCCAGCACATCCCCGGCTTCTGGGTCACTGCT TTCCTGAACCACCCCCAGCTCTCGGCCATGATCAGCGACCGTGATGAGGATGTGCTGAGCTACATGACGAGTTTAGAG GTGGAGGAGTTTGGCGACGCCCAACCTGGGTGCAGGATCAAATTCTTCTTCAGCATCAACCCCTACTTCCAGAACGACGTCGTGGCCAAGGAATTTGTCCATGACCCCTCCG gccACTTGGTATCCCGTTCGACCCCCATCCGATGGTGGCAGGGGCAGGACCCCTGTTCTTGCCCCCACAAAGgtcccccagctccccgcagcTTCTTTGCTTGGTTTGGGGATCACAGCTTCCCCGCAAGGGACCACATCGCTGAT ATCATCAAAGAAGAACTGTGGCCAAACCCACTGCAGTTCTACCTGCTGGGCGAGGGAGCTGAAGGGACCCCTGAAAG GGAGAGTGGGGAGGACTGCGTGGTGATCGTGGACGATGACGATGAGGATGTACAGGAGATCCCTGATGATGGGGATG GCAGCGGTGTGGAAGAGATCCTGACTGAGGAGCCTCCCAGTCCCCCAGACGGACGGACAGACACTGATGGGGACAGAGATTAA
- the LOC119159007 gene encoding translation initiation factor IF-2-like, with protein sequence MPRAGGVLPRLPHGPGPPPPSPHAPPGGGSPPPPDAWLSVLPLPDAWEPLGDPDTPASPPPGGPDTPAAPAPGGGSRRVLFADALGLPLTRLRQYRPWDPRGRGGVPGGGSGGFGGPCQGGEEGEGGEQPPVSWMRPGKGRLQEAEDVQPLPPDCSVEPDPSPTPPADVEQPPAQGSEEEAVARELEQLYLSHLRRLRGEPDDNGAPPPRNGGLPFPERAPNTSLANEMALRYEAGVGRHSPPVLLGGGGPVEGALVVPARPPRGRGLGGALRGCGVVLALAVLVPVAWGDGGGAHRCPGLGALPGIGLADMRGPPLRFSPLKAWDTPKSVKGGGGS encoded by the exons ATGCCCCGCGCCGGGGGGGTCCTTCCCAGACTACCCCACggcccgggacccccccccccctccccacatgCCCCCCCCGGTGGcggttccccccccccgccggaCGCCTGGCTCTCGGTCCTGCCCCTCCCGGACGCCTGGGAGCCCCTGGGGGACCCCGACACCCCCGCGTCGCCCCCCCCGGGGGGCCCTGACACCCCcgcggccccagccccggggggggggtcccggAGGGTCCTTTTCGCCGACGCTTTGGGGCTCCCCCTCACCCGCCTGCGGCAATACAGGCCCTGGGacccccgggggcgggggggagtcccgggggggggaagcgggggttttggggggccctgccagggtggggaggagggcgaggggggggagcagccccccgTGAGCTGGATGAGGCCTGGGAAGGGCAG gcTGCAGGAGGCGGAGGACGTGCAGCCCCTACCCCCTGACTGCAGCGTGG aGCCTGACCCTTCCCCAACGCCCCCTGCAGATGTGGAGCAGCCCCCGGCACAG ggCTCCGAGGAGGAGGCTGTGGCgcgggagctggagcagctctaCCTCTCCCACCTCCGCCGGCTGCGGGGGGAGCCTGACGACAACGGGGCCCCTCCCCCCAGAAACGGGGGTCTCCCTTTCCCCGAACGAGCCCCCAACACCTCGTTAGCTAATGAGATGGCACTGCGTTACGAGGCGGGGGTGGGTCGCCACAGCCCCCCGGTTTTATTAGGGGGGGGAGGGCCAGTGGAGGGGGCATTGGTGGTGCCGGCAAGGCCCCCCCGGGgaaggggtttggggggggccctgaggggctgtggggtggtgTTGGCCTTGGCCGTGCTGGTACCAGTGGcttggggggatggggggggggccCACCGCTGCCCTGGCCTTGGGGCTCTACCTGGCATTGGCCTGGCTGACATGAGGGGACCCCCCCTCAGATTTTCACCCCTGAAGGCATGGGACACCCCTAAATCGgtcaagggggggggggggagctga
- the LOC119159066 gene encoding forkhead box protein P3-like: MAGARDPQRRPPRSPQDRPTVLTRGDGGVPRRTQVPPEGGSCPPLLHIQHPGVLVMRTRLPPAHGLPGFEWSSKDPPGRDRASSPAPAGSDPPQPPPNAAQPPRGPRCDLGEVAQCLRQLERIQELEQQLARERHRLGLLQAQLIPRCPPTMAPPGKGHAGPPSIWNHQAPPEVEGEPETLLPPQGHSWDHGGLCPALEYYRLSTARPPYTYAMLIRWAILESPQRQRTLGEIYHWFSRMFGYFRHNTATWKNAVRHNLSLHKCFVRVENVRGAVWTVDEAEFRRKRGQRYPRDCDLKYFMPPRS, encoded by the exons ATGGCGGGCGCCCGGGACCC gcagcgccgccccccccgcagcccccaggaTCGCCCCACGGTGCTGACCCGCGGAGATGGGGGGGTCCCTCGGCGCACACAg gtGCCGCCTGAGGGGGGGTCGTGCCCCCCCCTCCTGCACATCCAGCACCCCGGGGTGCTGGTGATGCGGACACGGCTCCCCCCAGCACATG gTCTCCCTGGTTTTGAGTGGAGCTCCAAAGATCCCCCCGGCCGTGACCGAGCCTCCTCACCTGCCCCTGCCGGCAGCgaccccccccagccgcccccaAATGCCGCTCAGCCCCCCAG gggaCCCCGCTGTGACCTGGGGGAGGTGGCACAGTGCCTGCGGCAGCTGGAGAGGatccaggagctggagcagcag TTGGCCCGTGAGCGGCACCGCCTGGGGCTGTTGCAGGCACAGCTCATCCCGAGGTGCCCCCCCACAATG GCCCCCCCCGGGAAGGGCCATGCTGGGCCCCCCTCAATTTGGAACCACCAGGCCCCCCCAGAGGTGGAGGGGGAACCCGAgaccctgctgcccccccaggGGCACAGTTGGGATCATGGGGGGCTCTGCCCAG CACTGGAGTACTACCGGCTCAGCACTGCCCGGCCCCCCTACACCTACGCCATGCTCATTCGCTGG GCCATCCTGGAGTCCCCCCAGCGCCAGCGCACCCTGGGCGAGATCTACCACTGGTTCAGCCGCATGTTTGGGTACTTCCGCCATAACACCGCTACGTGGAAg AACGCCGTGCGCCACAACCTGAGCCTGCACAAGTGCTTCGTGCGAGTGGAAAACGTGCGCGGGGCCGTCTGGACAGTGGATGAGGCTGAATTCAGGCGCAAACGGGGACAGCGCTACCCCAG GGACTGCGACCTGAAGTACTTTATGCCCCCCCGGAGCTGA